CTTTTGGTAGTCGTTTATTCTGATGATATGTTTCCAGTAGTTTGCTACCTCTGGAAGGCCATTACATTCACAAATATACACTAGGTTTAAAATGTCCTTCTGGAAACAAGAACCGCCGAAACCTACACTCGCATTCAAGAACTTCGGGCCAATTCTTGTATCCGTACCAACCGAATGCGATACTTCACTGATATCTGCACCAGTTGCCTCACAGAGGGCGGAAATGGCATTAACTGAAGAAATCCTTTGAGCTAAAAAGGCATTGGCAGCTAGTTTTGATAGTTCAGCAGACCATAGATTAGTACACAGAATGCTCTCAACAGGCACCCAGTTAGCATacacattttttagtttttctatcGCCTTAATTCCCTCGGGAGTTTCCGTCCACCTATAAGAACCCGGTTGGGAGTAAGAAGGTCTTGAATAGCAGTTCCCTCAGCAAGAAACTCAGGGTTTGAGAGTATTTGGAAGTTAATCCCGTCGCTGTTGTGAGTCAATATCTTTTCAATGGCCTCAGCTGTCTTCACAGGGACAGTAGATTTTTCAACCACAATCTTGTCCGATTTCGAAACATCGGCGATCATCCGAGCAGCGCTTTCCCAATACGTAAGATCAGCTGCTTTACCAGCTCCAAGGCCTGAGTTTTAGTTGGTGTATTGACAGAAACAAAGACTATATCAGCCTCACCAACGTGTTTCTCAACATCACagctaaaaaacaaattcttccCTCTACATTGTTTCACCACATCTTCAAGGCCTGGCTCGTATATAGGAAGCTGTTCGCTATTCCAAGCATCGATCCTCGAAACCGAAATATCGACTACAGTTACCTCGATGAAGGGACACTTGAGAGCAATCACCGCCATTGTTGGGCCACCAACATAGCCAGCCCCAATGCAACAGATCTTCACCATTTCTATTTGATTCAAACAACAATCAGAAGCAAATGAAAGCAGATGATTACCTAAACTAAATGCAACTAAACAAAATCTCTAATTTTCTCATCAATAACTCCACATAACACATCTCCATTCCACAATCCAAATTCCAAACTACTAAAACCGTAAATCCTTCCAACTCTAATCGAGAACTAAATTTTggtataacaaaatagttaagACCTAAAAATGCATGCAAGTAATCAATTCAACAACCAGAAATCCCTCTAAAATCACAGTTTCCACAACAGCATTCAACACCCAGACCTAAAATAGATTCACCCACCTACAAAAGTTTTGTTACTGGgcaaaatcaaactcaaagaagcaagaaaagaacaaagtaAGCAAAACCCAGAACATAAAAACACAAGACAGCATTGTAAAATCCAGGAGAAGCAAGATGAATGTGTGGTGCAATCTTAGAACAGAGATTATCTTAGAGAAATAAGGGGAAATGAAATCTTGAGATGAAGAACAGAGAAAATATTACCTCGAATATTTGAAGACACTCAAAATTTACTTGCAAAGAATGATGAAATACATTCATTACATATATAGGCCAAGAACAGTTTGCGATTCAATGCATTaacatttttgtcttttactAAGAAAATGGCCCACTCTGTCCTCTGTCCATTTACTCAAAACCTATAAATTTGTCCAATTATCAACCGGTTTTGATTGCTCTACCTTCCTCGTTCCTAACAATTGAAAAGATGATTAAATACACGATACGATATTATGTCTTCAATCATTAAACtagtttgaaattatgtttttcattttaacatGTGTTTCTGTGTTGGGTTCTGTTAGTTGAGTTAAACTCTTATTacacaatttgattttaaattattaaaagaacgaaatagaaaaacatttatacaaatattcaatCTTGGATTTTTCACAAGATATATTCTTCTTCCTGGTTTAAAGTGTATTTATGTGATAAGCATTTAAAACAcgattttaaatatcaaactcGTCACTCATGCCCTcttacatatttttgttttgcaatgACCTAATGTGGTTTGTTAGACATAGAGTCACAATAAGAAAAGACAAGTGGTTAATTACTGACTtctatgaaaaaattgttattataaaatttggtgGAGAGACGAATTTCTCATGAAAATGATTGAGAATGTTCCAAACATATAAcatataatgatatatatatcattgtaGATAGGACAATGATATGCCCAAAAACAAAGtgcaaataatttattgtctTCTTGTCTTGGTAACCGATGAGGTGGAAGCAAAATGTGATATGATTTCACATGTGATGTGAAATAATTTGTTCAAATGAAGTCTTGGTCTATAgtttatcaaatatcaaatttgaactTGAAAAGGTGTAGATATTAGAGTACGTACAAGATCGGAATGGAATAAAGTTTGACTAGCATCAACCAATCCctggaaaaaaaatttgaaaaagtaacCTATAACTCCAATTTACCATCGTccaaacatttgatttttgttttaatttgatgcTTAAGTTTAAGATTCACACTtctaatattgattttttcaacCCATACTCAATTTTCGATTTTTACATTTACGTCTATTGAAACTTAGAGCACTAAATTGAAACCGAAATCTAAAAAGTGAGGATTAAAAGTGTcaccaaataaagaaaaactagaccaaattatattttatagatatCCATCCTTAATCATTGAGGAGTGCAATTCTACCAAGATtgcttttaaaagaaaatggaagtaGTTATATAAAGGTAATTAACATATAGTCCTGTTGACATAAGTTCTTgtagtaaaattaattatgaaaataaaaactagtaAGTTCAAATCTATCACcgtatgtatatatgtatgtatgtattgctgaactaaaaaatttcatgaCATTTTCACATTTGCCAGAAGAAATTAAAGCGCACAATTAGGACAACTCAAACTGTAGCCAATGacaacaaaagcaaaagcatCAAACACTGTAGAATTACCCTTCTTTCATATTCTCAGATTTCTAAGAAGCCAAGAAATTCTTGAACCATTGAACCGAGTCCTTGGGGTATCTCTTCAGCTTATCCTTGTAATCAACAAAGTAAAGGCCAAACCTTGAAGAGAAACCAGCTGCCCACTCCCAATTATCCAATAGAGACCATACGAAATACCCTTTCACATTGCAACCGTCTTCCCTGGAGAGCACACAAACCATATTTACATGACCAGACAAGTAAAATCACCATTGACAATTGAAGAACATGAAGAAGAACTCACTTGATGGAGGCCAAAAGGTTTGTTAAGTAGCCGTTGTGGTATCTGATCCTCTTCTCATCCTTCAATGCTTCTTTGATTGGTTTGAATGGGTCATTTGGGTCGTCCATCCCTGTTATAAACCCAATAACAATGAATCAGAACTTTACTTTTTGTCCAAATTTTGTGTGCTTCGGAGAGCTTTGTATTTACCATTTTCAGTGATGATCACTAGTGGGTTTCCATAGTTGTTCTTTATGTAATTCATCAAACTTCGCATCCCACGAGGAACAATGTATAACCATATTGAATTTGCCTGCaagttcataaaaaaaaaaagattgagaaaTTAGAATAGATTAGAgtcttcgttttttttttttttttttgtcttctgGTTTTGCCAAAGATTAAAAGCAGTATCCTACCCTTTCTGCAATGGTTTTCAAACCTTTGAATGCTgcataaacaaaaaacagaacCAGGGGAGAGTATTAAAAGGGGTAAACTTCAAATTCTGATTCTGATATTTCTAAAGTATTCAAAAGAGGTGGTGATGATCAGATTAAGAGTTCTTACGAACGGTGAGGGCGCCAGAATCAGCAATGGTGTCATTCAGTGTGGCACCAATAATGTTTGAGCGGTTGTGATAAGCATAAAATGTGGTGTAGTGATTTATACCAACAAAATCCTGAGACCCTTTCACCAAAGCCGCCTGCGACGGGGAAAACGTCGGTAGTCGCCCTCCGACCCTGCTTCTCATGGAGGTTGGATAA
This DNA window, taken from Cucumis sativus cultivar 9930 chromosome 6, Cucumber_9930_V3, whole genome shotgun sequence, encodes the following:
- the LOC116401645 gene encoding LOW QUALITY PROTEIN: UDP-glucose 6-dehydrogenase 1-like (The sequence of the model RefSeq protein was modified relative to this genomic sequence to represent the inferred CDS: inserted 3 bases in 3 codons) — encoded protein: MVKICCIGAGYVGGPTMAVIALKCPFIEVTVVDISVSRIDAWNSEQLPIYEPGLEDVVKQCRGKNLFFSCDVEKHVGEADIVFVSVNTPTKTXGLGAGKAADLTYWESAARMIADVSKSDKIVVEKSTVPVKTAEAIEKILTHNSDGINFQILSNPEFLAEGTAIQDLLTPNRVLIGGXETPEGIKAIEKLKNVYANWVPVESILCTNLWSAELSKLAANAFLAQRISSVNAISALCEATGADISEVSHSVGTDTRIGPKFLNASVGFGGSCFQKDILNLVYICECNGLPEVANYWKHIIRINDYQKSRFVNRVVSSMFNTASGKKIAILGFAFKKDTGDTRETPAIDVCKGLLGEKANLSIYDPQVSADHIERDLSTEKFDWDHPAHLQPMXPTAIKQVRVEWDAYEATKDAHGLCFLTEWDEFKKLDFQRIYNDMQRPSFVFDGRNIVDAVKLRRIGFIVYSVGKPLDPWLKDLPAVA